ttacttattttttatttttagttttttcatatTTGACTGTTATTCGATTTGTATAAAGTAAACTGTTCACCAATCAATCAGGttatatgttaaaaatgtttggatattaaaatcaatttaagttTGATTGGAAAACCAAATGCATGATAAAAATTTCAACAATCATATATTAGATttgcatttataatttttttataaatttttagtaAGGTTGacctaattataatttaattccTTTTAAACTTAATCATTCTATTTaggttaattaaatatttaattaattctaattgtGATTGTTGCAGTACCGTGAACAGATTTTGggttcaaatttaaaagtttacttcaaccaataaaaatattgtGATTTAAGGAAATtccttattattataaacaatctGAAATTCtaatagaaaaacaattaacTTTAGTTTGACAGGTCATTCTGTCAATATAAAGGTGTGACAGGGCATATGGTGATAGTCAACCATTCCTCTTAAAGTAGTATGggaaattttattgttttaaaaagttaaaatgcttttttatataaaactaactgtttaaaaatgtgtttgaaatttaagaaaaactttttaaaacagATTATTTTCTGGAATctgaaattttgtaatttagagttgtttttttaataggattatagtatataaaagtAGTAATTTTATGATTGAAATAGTATAATTTGTGGATATGTTGAAAgatattaaagagaaaaatggaGTAATGGTGGGTGGGAATTTAAAAGGCAATAATGAGAAAATGCAAGTGCCCCAGTTGAAACAGGGCTTCATCACATTAAAGAACTCCATAAATTCTTCTgactttatacatttaaattaaaataaattaatccaTGCAATATCttttctaaaaagtaaaattaagtaATGATTACAAAAACATAACCAAACATCAACTAATATAGAATGGATCCATGGGTCAATACTAGCTGAGCTAGCTATGAAGTTTGTCAAATATCACAACCGCTCTATATATTGCATCCACCCAACACACACcaaactttattttcaactaatcagacaaagttaattttatttaatccctaatttttaaattaaatttaaaatatgtaattttatagaGATAtccaaaaaataatgttattcaGAACTATATTTAATAAGTTAGTCCTTCTATAAACAAAGTGTTACGTTGGTAAACATCTTGGTTTACACATATATGTTAAGACACAGAGGAACACGATGCATTTAAATAAGGTTCACCAATGTAGTGAAGCCGTATTGTGTTTTTCCTTCCcctaacatatttaattaattaatatattattttagttttcaaagaTCCTTATAAATGTGACAAACTCGTTTTCTATAGTTATGCCAACTCTGATGTTCAACATGTTCGCGGCTCATCAGCCTTGGTTTATGGTCATTGTACTTCTGTCTATCGAGATCATCACCTCCAGATGCAGTTCCACCACGCAAGAGCTTCACACGGGCTTCTCAGCCACACCAGACTCTTCAACGCCGTCGTTTCAGCCACTTCTCACTGACCCCAGCGGAAACTTTTCTCTGGGCTTCCTCCGCGTCAACCGAAACCAGCTGGCACTAGCCATCCTTCACGTCCCATCCTCGGACCCTTTCTGGGTGGCCAACCCAACCCGCGCAGCTTCCTGGTCCGACAACACGCGCCTCCTCTTCAATGGTAGTCTCGTGCTGTCGGACTCCGAAACGGGCGTTTCGTGGTCAACCGCCACAAACGGAGACCGTGCCGTGCTCCTCAACACCTCCAACTTGCAGGTCCAAACCCAAGGTAGTCCCCTCTGGGAGAGTTTTGACTTTCCAACAAATACCATCGTCCAGGGCCAgaatttcacttccaaaatgTCTTTGTTATCCTCCAACGGATTATATTCGATGCGGTTAGGCAGCGATTATATGGGACTATACGAAGGAAACGGAGATTTATACTGGAAACGCACGGTACTGGAGACGAAAGCGGAAGTGAAGGAAGGTAAGGGACCGATTTACGCCCGAGTCAACCCGGAGGGTTACCTCGGGATGTATCAGACAAACGACGAGAAACCCGCGGATGTTCAAAAGTTCAACAGCTTTCAACAGGCTGTCACCGCGGCGTCGTTTTTGTTCGTGCGGATGGAACAGGACGGGAATTTGAAAGGTTATTACTGGGACGGTTCCAAGTGGCTAATTAACTACCAGGCTATTTCTGAGACCTGCGAACTCCCCCGCTCCTGCGGTTCCTACGGTTTGTGCACGCCCGGCGTGTCTGGATGCTCCTGCTTAGATAACCAGACCCGGTTCGAAGAGGGTGGGTGTTTCAACGATGTTGGTGGAGAGTTGTGTGGGGAAGAAGGGATTGGTGGGAGTAGAAACGGTTACTGGGTGCTGAGAAAGACCGGCGTGGAGCCACCGCATAAGGAGCTCCTTAGCCACGTAACGAAGTCGTCTTTGGCGGAATGCGAGGAGTTCTGCGAGAAGAACTGTAGCTGTTGGGGAGCGCTGTATAACAACGGCACCGGGTTTTGCTACATGTTGGATAGTCCGATCGGAACATTGTTGGGTAGCGGAGATGCGACAAAAGTGGGgtatttcaaagttaaaaaagggGAACGAGAAAATAAACGGGTTTGGGTACGGGTCGGAATTGTGATTACGGTTTTGGTAATGGTTGGGATTATTGTTGTTGGGACGGGGCTTTGTGTGAGACGAtggaaaaggagaagaggagTGAAGGAAGAAGATTGGGCCTCGCCCGGCCCGTATAAAAATCTTGGATCTGCGAGTTTTAGATCCATCGAAATGAGCAATAGATAATAGAGAATGACGGAAGGAGTGACGCATTGGTGTGGGTTGACATTGGTGGGGTCCATCcaatctaatattattttttacatggcACTGTCATGAGTGATGTGTGACTCTTTGGCTCCCTCAATGCTTTTGACCTTTCCTTATTTATACGAAAGAATTGGTGACTGAAGTGGGTTGAGTTGGGTGAAAAGGTGAAGGCGCTGTTTGTTTTCTCATCCACCCACCACGAGGGGAAGCAAGTGGCAATTTGGAATGCTGAGCGAATCCAAACAAGTATGAGTTGAATATTTGGTGTAATGATTGTGGAAAAATTAATTCTTCTCTAGTTTAGCTGTGGATGCAAAAGTTCAAACTAATTACCAACGAcatttattaatgattaattagcTACGCTATTAGCTCAACCACGAgatttattaatgattaattataaatgttattcATTTAGAtacaaagtaattaaatatttgttcgTAACATTATCGATTCGTTCTAGCATTTTGTTAATATCCCAGGAGGGACagataagaaaaaacaaattttatttaataagtatataaacattcataattatgttttttaaaagatttaggAACGTGTCTACGAGATATTttgcataaataataaattaaaaatattttctagtcATGCAATATTACAACCGTCAAATGATCAACATCATTAGGAATctttatagatttaaaattgaattttgtattgCAAATGTTTCTAAATTTAAAGGAATTATATTATTCGAGTCATGTTTTGATTTTTCTGTTTCACgttaattttgatttgatattcattcaatttgttttcaatgaaaaaaaaaaaaacttgacgtgaatttttcttcaattaaattaataaataattattttttaatctaaattatagAGTTTTAAGTTAGGCATTTACAATTAATACAAAGTTGATATGCAATTTTTTATATGGTGgatcaactttaaaaaaatgttcaacTCACGgaattctttaaatataaacttcaataatatttttttttatagttatagttttgtatttttatatataaatggaaTTAGGCATGAAGATTAAGTGGTGAtaaagaacaaagaagatgaagataaatGAGTGGAATTgcttaacaaataacaaatgtAAACGGTAAGGGtgtaaattgaaagaaaataaattattaaggataaaatagaaataaataaagaaaatctaTAAAAATGATTATCCAAATAGCAACGATCATAATTAGATTTGTCATTTTTATTGTTCATAGTATTATAAAATGCTTAAATTATAAACACAATTTGTTACCTACTTTCTGTATATGAAAatccaatttatatttttccttgttttttttttttacaattaagtcaaaataaaataaaaaaattacataattgcAATAATGGTCTAAAATGCTAACTCTACAATAATGATGTCTACTAAATCTATGCTTCCTAGTAGTGTATAGGTGTATTctcttattttgttaaaattattattaagtatttgaaaaattttcattttattttccttaatgttatatatttggaGTGGCTGCTTACCTGctctattattaatttatattatttgaaaaagtaaattgttttcaCTGATTTAGGGTCTTATATATGTTCTTCCTTTGCAACAAATATCATATgccttgattttctttttatcttgcATAGTTCACTTTAGATCTTATCGAACGAGTATCTTTCTCAATGCAATTCTTGGATTATGGATCAATCTTCAATTCTCACTCTATGTTGTCTTTACTTTGattcccttttattttattctcctcTTTTAGTTTCCTGTGTACTCATTTACTTCTTAATCTCATCctagatatatattattttttcaatatatttattttggtctCTTACAAATGCATTTATCTTGATATCTTCTTTTGATCTTTCGATTTCGATGTACTTAAtcaagttgttaaaaaaaaaaaaaaagctttcaaattggtgaaaaaaatagaaggaaaaTGTTACATTAATTTTTGATACTACacgaaaacaaataaatatatgaataataatatttgtatcaaTCTCGAATTTAAGATATCAATTGCTTGTGTAGTGTCTAGAAATTAATCTCAATTACACAAATTGAAACACAAGGTTAAACTATgatgtttatttaataaaaataaacaatttatatttcaacgatagtttttaaattaaataagttaatttgactgaaataaacttatttatttcatgaacttattttaataaagtataaatgTGTTTCCAAAAAGActtctaataataattagatatgaaatttttaaaataaatttgatagaGATTTGTTCTTGCACTCCATTGTCTTATTGTAATCCTAACTTTTAAGATACTTCCAATTTTATTACTATAAAATATATGGGGTATGTAATTCAATGGAGTTTTGAACTATATTACTGACTAATTTCTTTAAGTAAATCATGAAGGATAAGTAGTCATAACTTTTTACTCATCCCGAACAAAGTAGTAATGCATCAATGTCCACAATAATCATTAGTAACGACATCaacaatattaataacataAGATTGACTTATGTTCATAATGacattttttcatgttttcatgACAACATCACATGTTTCAACATAATATTCTAACATTTTGCACTTAATTTGCACATTTTTCAATGACATTTATCAAAACTAGGCCTTTATCGTTAAAATAACTTGTAGACCACCCTTAAATGTCATAAATAATCCTCTTAGCCTTTTCGGAGCccaagtaaaattattttatcattcacTAGATAAGAATAAAAAGATAGCTAAGAAAGTCAACCTTATTGATATGACTCCAATTACTTCAAGTAATGAAAACTGATATATGTTGGACTTATAGGTGGTATtcatgaagaaaataatattaaatgtattcAACAATTTTATTGCTCCAGAATGTGTATAAAAGATGTTACTTACCACTTTAGATTTGTCTATACATTGATGGAAACCCATTGAGGacattccattcaaaggagtatcaactaaagctaaagctaagaaagggaagtgaagaagaacttttaaaagctctttcttgattttctttctctaagtcttagaaggattctctttaatatgtttatatgtgttttgtagGTCTAATAAAGCTAGGAGATCATGGATCAACTAGATGATTTAGCATGGACCGACCAAACCAACCCAAGAAGAAGGGCAAAGAGGTCATTTACACAAAGGGAAGGGGGTGAGAATAGCAAGCATGGAGCTGCctcaagaaaaatacaaatgtaTCGCACCATCACACCATCTGATGTGTGATGTGGTAGAAACGTTGCTGCACCTCCACGGCCTTGCCTTGCATTTTCCAGAAGAAGAACACACATCCCTCACCGTTGCCACGTGTGGAGATCTGAGCTTCTTCCATAACCATCTGCACCGTCCATAGCTTGggtttttcattataaatttgcTTGTATCAGCTTAGGCAAACACTTTTGATGATATATATGAGTTTTGCTCTACTGAAGCATTTCCAACCTAAAACTCTGTCCAAAATTCATTCTAAATTGAGTTTTCCCTCTCCACCTAGCTTCCTTCCAGTGAAGGTCGTATGAGCTAGAGATCTCATCCTCCAAACAGCTCTTCATCCACCATCTAAATCACTGTTTCATCTCTGCATATGGCTGCCAAACCCCAAGCAAACTCCTTCGCTGCCTCTGTTTGAGTGTTAACATCTTCCGCTGCAATTCAAACCACGTCCATAGCATAAAATACCTTAATtgttcaataataataattgaatatcaataaattcataaaacaaaataaattttaaaaagtaaaataaaaatagtaaataaaaaaaagaaaaataaattaaaaataaaaacctgaTTTTGAAATATGGAAGAATAAATTCagttaagaataaaataaataaaaatcatataaaataatggtATTACTCCACTTTTTAACTCTAAAAATTTTGAAGGACCACGAAGAAAAATTGGAGGTCCAGGAAGAAATTAGAAATGCATAATTGTAAAGCCCACAGGAAGATCCAGGAAGAAATTGCGAATTCATAATTGTAAAGCCCACGGGAAGAGATCCACGCCAAATCTTCATATCATGCTCCCTCTAATATCAAAACCTGAAATATGAGATGATAATATAAACAACGATGataactaatattattattaatacataataataataataataataataatataaaaaataatgattttaccatttatagttaaaaattccaactcaATCATTTTATGAAGtcttgataaatataaatatattgtaataattaaagatggacctattataaaaaataattaattttgggGTAAATagagaattttttttgtgaGATTGATGTGGGGACGTATTTTTGGTGAGTGTGGGTTTAAAGACGTAGCCGAATATGTAATCTGTTGCATCAATAAAACCTACACGTAATGTAAAGAATAAATGCTC
The sequence above is drawn from the Vigna radiata var. radiata cultivar VC1973A chromosome 3, Vradiata_ver6, whole genome shotgun sequence genome and encodes:
- the LOC106757157 gene encoding PAN domain-containing protein At5g03700, whose protein sequence is MPTLMFNMFAAHQPWFMVIVLLSIEIITSRCSSTTQELHTGFSATPDSSTPSFQPLLTDPSGNFSLGFLRVNRNQLALAILHVPSSDPFWVANPTRAASWSDNTRLLFNGSLVLSDSETGVSWSTATNGDRAVLLNTSNLQVQTQGSPLWESFDFPTNTIVQGQNFTSKMSLLSSNGLYSMRLGSDYMGLYEGNGDLYWKRTVLETKAEVKEGKGPIYARVNPEGYLGMYQTNDEKPADVQKFNSFQQAVTAASFLFVRMEQDGNLKGYYWDGSKWLINYQAISETCELPRSCGSYGLCTPGVSGCSCLDNQTRFEEGGCFNDVGGELCGEEGIGGSRNGYWVLRKTGVEPPHKELLSHVTKSSLAECEEFCEKNCSCWGALYNNGTGFCYMLDSPIGTLLGSGDATKVGYFKVKKGERENKRVWVRVGIVITVLVMVGIIVVGTGLCVRRWKRRRGVKEEDWASPGPYKNLGSASFRSIEMSNR